Proteins encoded by one window of Lathyrus oleraceus cultivar Zhongwan6 chromosome 1, CAAS_Psat_ZW6_1.0, whole genome shotgun sequence:
- the LOC127083581 gene encoding probable pectin methylesterase CGR2 — protein sequence MSRRPVNPSRRLGDGGSIPFVASIQSKSHNSPLISIGLVIVGAILLIGYFYSSSGAASSDIKDVSKLEGGSSCTLEVLQALPILKKAYGDSMHKVLHVGPDTCTVVSSLLAEEDTEAWGVEPYELDDAGAKCKSLVRKGIVRVADIKFPLPYRAKSFSLVIVSDALDYLSPKYLNKTLPELVRVSSDSVVIFSGYPGQQRVRGEQLAKFGRPAKLRSSSWWIRFFVQTSLEENDTAGKKFQQASAKKAYAPACQVFHLKSFS from the exons ATGTCAAGGAGGCCGGTCAATCCTTCACGCCGGTTAGGTGATGGTGGAAGTATACCATTTGTTGCCTCTATCCAGTCTAAATCTCACAACTCTCCTCTGATATCTATTGGGCTTGTTATTGTG GGTGCAATTCTTCTGATTGGTTATTTTTACAGCAGTTCAG GTGCTGCTAGTAGTGATATTAAGGATGTGAGTAAACTTGAAG GTGGTTCATCATGTACATTAGAAGTACTACAAGCATTGCCCATTTTGAAGAAAGCATATGGAGACAGCATGCATAAGGTTTTGCACGTTGGCCCCGACACTTGTACTGTGGTATCTAGTTTGTTAGCAGAAGAGGATACCGAAGCTTGGGGAGTAGAACCTTACGAATTAGATGATGCAGGCGCAAAGTGCAAAAGTCTTGTAAGAAAGGGCATTGTGCGCGTGGCTGACATAAAGTTTCCTTTACCTTACCGCGCAAAGTCATTTTCTCTTGTCATTGTGTCGGATGCATTGGACTACTTATCCCCAAAATACCTGAATAAAACCCTGCCAGAGTTAGTGAGAGTATCTTCTGACAGTGTGGTTATCTTTTCAG GTTATCCTGGTCAACAGAGGGTTAGAGGTGAACAATTGGCCAAATTTGGTCGTCCC GCCAAATTGCGGAGCTCATCTTGGTGGATAAGGTTTTTCGTTCAAACAAGTTTAGAAGAAAATGATACTGCTGGAAAGAAGTTTCAACAAGCTTCAGCCAAGAAGGCATACGCACCAGCTTGCCAAGTTTTCCACCTTAAATCATTCTCCTGA